The DNA sequence TGCCCATCCGGCCGAGCATGTCTCCCAGGTCCTTGCGCAGCACCAGCCGCCAGTCGGGCGTCTGCCTGCGGGCCGGACGCGGGGTCGCGGCGCTCATGACACCGCCCGGCCAGGCGCGACGGTGGCACCGTCCACCGGCCCCGCCGGGGCGGGGTCGTCCTCGGGCACCTCGGCGATGAGGGACAGGAACGCGGCCTCGAGGGTCTGGTCCTCCGGTTCCACACGATGCAGGGCGGCTCCGCTGCGCACGAGTGCGGCGACGACCGCGGGCACGTCCTCGAGACCATCGACGGTGACCGCCACCCCGTCCGGGCCCGTCCGTGTCCACGCCCCCGGGGCCAGGACCCGGCTGGAGGCGTCGATGACGCCGGGGCCCTCCACGCGGACCCGCCGCACGCGTGCTCCCCGTCGCAGCTCGGTCGGGGTGCCGGCAGCGATCACCCGGCCCTCCTTGACGACCGTGACGACATCGCACATCCGCTCGGCCTCGGCCAGCAGGTGGGTGGTGAGGAAGACCGTCGTGCCGGCCGTGACCAGGTCGCAGACCTCGCGTCGCAGCCCGGCGGCCGCAGCCGCGTCCAGCCCGTTGGTGGGCTCGTCGAGCACCAGGAGCTCGGGCCGGCCGACCAGCGCACGCGCGACGGCCATGCGCTGGCGGATGCCGCGGGAGAGGTTCTGCGGACGCTCGTCGAGCCGGGCCGCGAGGCCGAGCCCCTCGACCACCTCCTCCACCCGCCGGCGCGCCGCGGCGCGTTCGAGGCCGAACGCGCCGGCCGCGAACTCCAGGGTGGCGCGCACGGACAATCCGTCGTACAGGCCGTGGTGCTCGAGCACCGTCCCGGTCCGCCGGCGGACCTCGGCGCCCTCGGTCGCCACGTCCCGGCCGAGGACCCGGATCCGCCCCGCCGTCGGCGCGATGAGGCCGAGGAGCAGTCGGATCGTCGTGGTCTTGCCCGCGCCGTTGGGGCCGAGGAAACCGAAGACCGTGCCGCGCGGGACGGCGAGGTCCACGCCGTCGAGCGCGCGGGTGCCCCCGAAGTCGCGGGTCAGCCCCTCGCACCACACCGCGTCGTCATCGGCGGTCACGGGTCGGGTGTGGGTGGCGGACGCAGACGTGCGGCTACTGGTGGGACCGGCGGCGGCGGCGCACCTCGCCCTGGATCATGTCGGACTGGTGCATGAACTTGCGGAGCCGCTGGTTGAACTCCTTGTCCGGCTTCGTCGTGTGACGGCGCTGGACCTCGTCCTCCCACGCCGGGTCGGCGCGCTTGATCGAGAGATCGATCCGGCCGTCCTCCTTGATGGCGACGACCTTGACGTCGACCTCTTGACCTTCGCTGAGGTAGGCGTGGATGTTCTCGACGAACTCACGATCGATCTCGCTGATGTGCACGAGCCCTGTCGTCTCAGGCGCGATCTCGACGAACGCCCCGAAGTCGTGCAGACGAACTACCTTGCCGCGAACGATGCTGCCTGGCGTAGCGGACACCTTACTCCTCTCGCAGTCACGCGCCGCGACCGCAGCGCTGACCGCCGGTTGCTATCAGAACGGATCCTTCCAGGCTACCAGTCGCCCGTGGCGTGAGGGCAGCACCCTGGGGATACTGCAGCCTGCACCCCGCGCCAGGCCGTGAGAGGACGCCATCGTGAGAGCCGTCACCGCACCCCACCCCGGGGGCCCCGACGCGCTGCGCGTCGTCGAGGTGCCCGACCCTGTCCCCCGTCCCGACGAGCTGCTCGTGGCGGTCCACGCCGCGGGGGTCAACCGAGGCGACGTGATGCAGCGCCGTGGGCGGTACCCACCCCCCAGGGGGGTCACCGAGGTGCTCGGGCTGGAGATGTCCGGGGAGGTCGCCGCCGTCGGCGGTGCGGTCACCGGGTGGTCCCCCGGCGAGGGTGTCTGCGCGGTTGTCGCCGGCGGCGGCTACGCCGAGCTGGTCACCGTGCCCGCGGCGGTCGCCCTGCCGATCCCACGGGGCCTCACGCTCACCGAGGCCGCCTGCACCGACCTCGGTGCCGACATCGGCATCAACTACCGCGAGTCCGACTTCGCCGAGGTTGTCGCCGAGGCGACCGGTGGTCGCGGCGTCGACGTCGTCCTGGACATCATGGGAGCGGCGTACCTGGAGCGGAACCTGGCCTGCCTGGCGGTGGAGGGCCGCCTGGTGGTGATCGGCCTCATGGGCGGGACCCGTGCGGAGGTCGACCTGGGCCCCATGCTCACCCGGCGGCTGTCAGTGGCCGCGTCGACCCTGCGTGCCCGCACGACCCCGGAGAAGGCGGCGGTCGCCGAGCGGTTGCGACGAGAGGTCTGGCCGGGCTTCGCCGACGGGACGCTGCGACCGGTGATCGACCGGGTCCTGCCCCTGGACCAGGCGGCGGAGGCCCACCGGGTGATGCAGGCTGGGGAGCACGTCGGCAAGATCGTGCTCGCCGTCCGGTAGAGCGGTCCCCCCGGCAGGGGCATCAGCGGCGCTGGCAGGTGCGACAGTAGGTCGTGCCCCGGCCGCCGAGGACGACCTTCACCAGGGGCTGCCCGCAGCGGGGACACGGGACGCCGGCTCGACCGTAGGCGGCAAGGAAGTCCGCGTTGCGACCGGACTCGCCGTTGACCATCTGGTAGTCGCGGAACGTCGTGCCCTCCCGCTCGATCGCCTCGGCCAGCACCCCGCGGATGGCAGCCCACAGCCTGCGCGCCCGCACGGGCCCGAGGGTGCGCGCACGGGGGTTGATGCGCGCGCGCCACAACGCCTCGTCGGCGTAGATGTTGCCCACCCCGGCGACGGGCCGCTGGGTGAGCAGGAAGGGCTTGACCGGCATTTTGGTGCGGGCGAGGGCTGCGTGGAACACGTCGGGACGAAACGCGTCGGACAGCGGCTCGGGCCCCAGGTGCGCCAGGGTGGCGATGCCCGCGTAGTCCCCGGGGTCCACGACACTCAGCCGGCCGAACCGCCGCACGTCGCGGAAGTGCAGATGCTCGCCCCCGGGCGGGGACAGGGAGAACGTCGCGCGCACGTAGGCGTCGGGGGCGCGGAAGCGGAACGACCCGGTCATGCCGAGGTGCATGACGAGCTCGCGGCCCCCGTTGCCGCTGCCCCCCGCCGAGAGCGGCAGTATCAGGTACTTGCCGCGGCGCGTGACCGCCTCGATGCGCCGGCCGCGGACCTCCTCCAGGCGACTGAACCGCGCCTGCGGCGTGGCGCGCACATCCACGATGCGACGGCCGGACAGCCGGGGGGCCAGCTGCCGGCGGACGCTCTCGACCTCGGGCAGCTCCGGCACACCTCCATGATGCCGGTGTCTGGAGGTGCCGGGTCGGGAATCGGAACGACGTCTGGTTCAAGGCCGAGCACTGGGTGCCGATCAACCAGGTGACGGGCAACGGATCCCCGGATGCCCCCGGACAAGAACGACACACTATGGGCGCAGAGCAGTGTTTTCTCATCCCGCCGTGCGGGGCCCCCGCCAGTGACCGACCGGCACTGGATCGGAATGCTGCCGCGCGCTTCCTCACGCAGCAGTGCACCGGCCTGAGCGACGGGCTGGCGCAGGCTTGCGTCCCGTGGGCGTCCACCAGGGTGCTGACCGCCCACGACGCCTCCCATCCGCAGTGGCTCGCCCTGATCGCGGCGCTGCAGGCCGTGGGCGACACGAGCACGGCAGCCTTGGTATCGACGGTGTACGCCTTCCACGGCCGGGTGGCCGGCTGCCTGGAGCGGGGTCTCGATCCGCGCCTCAGCACGGCGGTGTGCGCCGACGTCCGGGCGCTGCTGGCCTCGCGCTTGCACGAGCTGACCGAGCAGGCCGTCGGCGCGGTGACGTCACCGGTCGGCGCCGACCAGGAGCCTGGTCTGGTCTGACCGCTATCCCCGCATGGCGGGGTCGTCGGCGAACCACGCCTCGAGGGGCAGCACGGCCACGTCGTCCTTGGGTCGCGCCAGGTAGAAGTCGGCATGGTGGGCGCCCTCCAACTCCTTGCCGGCCGGGTCGACGCCCTGCTCGCTGAGTGCGGCCAGCACGTGGTCGCGTTCGGCGGCGCCGGCGAACTCGCGTTGCGGAAAGGTCCGGGCCCCAAGCTGCTCGGTCTCCAAACCGTGGTGGGCGAGCACCTCAACCACCGGCCGCACATCGACCCAGCGCAGCACGAACATGGCGACCCACGGGTCCGGCCGGGCCACCGCCGAGAGCACCGCGGAGAAGGTCCGGGGGCCGATGTAGCCCACGCCACCGGTGACGGTGACGAGGTCGGTGTCGCGAATCCCACTCGTCAGCACCCCGGAGGGCTCGTCCCGCTCCAGGTTCTCCGACCATCCATCGTCAAGAAGGCCCGCGCGGCGAGCGTAGGCGACGGCGTTGGCCGCCACGTCAAGCCCCAGCACCCGCGGCGCCCCCGGCAGCCGGTGCTGCGCGAAGAACGCGGCATCGCGCTCCTTCAGCTCCTCCGAGGAGATCTCCTGCAAGTCGTTCGAGCCGTAGCGGCTGTACAGGTCGTCCAGGGTCAGGTCGTGCTTGAGCATCGCCGCGTTGATCCCGTACGAGCAGCACAGGTCCGTGACGGTCGGTCTCCGGCCGGTGCGGGCACGCCTCGCCTCGGCCAGACGCCGCAGGAGCGGCTTGGCCTGCTGGGGAATCCGGTAGTCGTACTCCATGAGAGTCCGGAAGTAGGGACGGGGATCAGGAGCGTCGTACACGTCGTCGAACACGTACTTGCCACGTGGTGCCTGTGCCATCAAACGGGCCTTTCAGATTGCGGTGGGACGCGGCGGCCCTACGCGGTCGCGAAGCGACCCAGAACGCGGTGCGGGCGTATCCCGGGCAGGTGGTCGCTGAAAAGCCGACGGTAGGCGAGCTCTTCGCGGGTTCGGGGCGGCGGGTCCAGGACGGCCTGCGCCGCTGCGAGGTCGGCATCGCTGATGCCGAGTGCCGCCCGCTGCCCCAGTGCCGCCGTGGCGCCGCTGCCGTCGCCGAACTGGGCCTTGGTCCGCCAGACGATCTCGGCGGGGAGCCAGCCGGCGAACGCCTCGCGCAGGACGTGCTTCGCCATGCGCCCGGGGGCGGGCAGCTTCCACGACGCGGGGAGGGCCAGCGCCAGCCGGATCACGTCGAGGTCCAGGAACGGCACGCGCGCCTCCAGGCTGTGGGCCATGGTCACCCGGTCGCAACGCTGCAGGTTCAGGTGGTGCAGGCCTGCCACGGACCGCACCAGCTCCTCGTGGAGCTCGCCGGCATCTGAGATCTCCCGCAGGTACTCGTAGCCGGCGAACAGCTCGTCGGCCCCCTCGCCGGTGAGCACGACCTTGACGTGGCGCGCCGCCAGCTCGGCGAGCAGGTAGTTGGGGACGGCGCTGCGCACGAGCGAAGGCTCGTAGGACTCCATGGCAGCGATCACGGCGGGCAGCACGGCCATGGCGTCGTCGGGGGTGTACACCCGCTCGTGGTGGTCGGTGTCCAGGTGGTGGGCGACCACGCGCGCCGCGAGGAGGTCGGGGCTGTCGGGCGTGCCGACGGCGAAGGTCGACAGCTGCACACCCCGGCGCGCCGCGTGGCGGGCGGCGACCGCGGCCACCAGGCTCGAATCCAGTCCCCCGGACAGGAACACCCCGACGGGCACATCCGCCATCATGCGCCGCTCCACGGCGAGGACGATCGCGTCGCGGATCGTTGCCAACAGATCGGGTGGGGACACCGGCGGCGGGAGCGGTGACAGCCCCGCCATCTGCGCGACGGGCCGGGTGCCGGCAACC is a window from the Egibacteraceae bacterium genome containing:
- a CDS encoding ABC transporter ATP-binding protein produces the protein MTADDDAVWCEGLTRDFGGTRALDGVDLAVPRGTVFGFLGPNGAGKTTTIRLLLGLIAPTAGRIRVLGRDVATEGAEVRRRTGTVLEHHGLYDGLSVRATLEFAAGAFGLERAAARRRVEEVVEGLGLAARLDERPQNLSRGIRQRMAVARALVGRPELLVLDEPTNGLDAAAAAGLRREVCDLVTAGTTVFLTTHLLAEAERMCDVVTVVKEGRVIAAGTPTELRRGARVRRVRVEGPGVIDASSRVLAPGAWTRTGPDGVAVTVDGLEDVPAVVAALVRSGAALHRVEPEDQTLEAAFLSLIAEVPEDDPAPAGPVDGATVAPGRAVS
- a CDS encoding S1 RNA-binding domain-containing protein; the protein is MSATPGSIVRGKVVRLHDFGAFVEIAPETTGLVHISEIDREFVENIHAYLSEGQEVDVKVVAIKEDGRIDLSIKRADPAWEDEVQRRHTTKPDKEFNQRLRKFMHQSDMIQGEVRRRRRSHQ
- a CDS encoding NAD(P)H-quinone oxidoreductase gives rise to the protein MRAVTAPHPGGPDALRVVEVPDPVPRPDELLVAVHAAGVNRGDVMQRRGRYPPPRGVTEVLGLEMSGEVAAVGGAVTGWSPGEGVCAVVAGGGYAELVTVPAAVALPIPRGLTLTEAACTDLGADIGINYRESDFAEVVAEATGGRGVDVVLDIMGAAYLERNLACLAVEGRLVVIGLMGGTRAEVDLGPMLTRRLSVAASTLRARTTPEKAAVAERLRREVWPGFADGTLRPVIDRVLPLDQAAEAHRVMQAGEHVGKIVLAVR
- the mutM gene encoding bifunctional DNA-formamidopyrimidine glycosylase/DNA-(apurinic or apyrimidinic site) lyase, whose amino-acid sequence is MPELPEVESVRRQLAPRLSGRRIVDVRATPQARFSRLEEVRGRRIEAVTRRGKYLILPLSAGGSGNGGRELVMHLGMTGSFRFRAPDAYVRATFSLSPPGGEHLHFRDVRRFGRLSVVDPGDYAGIATLAHLGPEPLSDAFRPDVFHAALARTKMPVKPFLLTQRPVAGVGNIYADEALWRARINPRARTLGPVRARRLWAAIRGVLAEAIEREGTTFRDYQMVNGESGRNADFLAAYGRAGVPCPRCGQPLVKVVLGGRGTTYCRTCQRR
- a CDS encoding asparagine synthase-related protein; the protein is GPPRHTRHSGASPSQARAMHMSGSDNEAILHLITEQGTAGVGALRGMYAFAVAGADGLFVAGRDPVGIKPLYWARRDGAVRFASEIRAFPPAWRPLVEAFPPGCCWTPEAGLVQGAAVAGTRPVAQMAGLSPLPPPVSPPDLLATIRDAIVLAVERRMMADVPVGVFLSGGLDSSLVAAVAARHAARRGVQLSTFAVGTPDSPDLLAARVVAHHLDTDHHERVYTPDDAMAVLPAVIAAMESYEPSLVRSAVPNYLLAELAARHVKVVLTGEGADELFAGYEYLREISDAGELHEELVRSVAGLHHLNLQRCDRVTMAHSLEARVPFLDLDVIRLALALPASWKLPAPGRMAKHVLREAFAGWLPAEIVWRTKAQFGDGSGATAALGQRAALGISDADLAAAQAVLDPPPRTREELAYRRLFSDHLPGIRPHRVLGRFATA